From the genome of Bacteroidia bacterium:
GCAATTGAGGAAATTGAAAATTTAAAAGATTATGATTTAGTTTCAATTTGCTCGCCCACAGAAACACATATCCACTATTTAGAGGAGTGTCTAGAGGCAAAAGTAAAACTTATCATTTGCGAAAAACCCATTTGCTACAATAAACTAATTTTACAATCTACCCACAACAAATTTGCAAATTACTATTCAGGTGATGTTAAAATTTTAGTTAATTATCCAAGACCTTTTCTGCCTGCGTATCAAAGCCTGAAAAAAGACATTCAAAACATCTTGCAAGCCGATAGTTTAATTAGTATTATCATCAAATACTATAAAGGCTTGCTAAATTATGCCTCTCACGCTTTCAATTTGCTTGAATTTTTATTGGATAAAAGATTACGTTTCACTCAAACTAATATTTTTAGTAAAGCATATGATTTTTTTAAAGAAGATCCTACTATTTCGGCTTTTGCTTGGTGGGATTCTGTGCCTGTACATATTATCGGCTTAACTAAAACTAATTTTTCAATTTTTGAACTTGAATTATACTTCCAAAATCACAAGATTTTGATACACTCACAAGGTAATATAATTGACATTTATCAAAAAAATGAACAATCTTATGGCGTATTTCCTACTCAACCTACAAAAACTTATCAGAATTGTTTGAAAGATTATATGAAATACGTAATTTCGCATGCAGAAAATATGTTAAAAGATAAGACAATTCAAGATAATTTTGATGGAGCCGCTAATATCAATCAATTTTTGTTGCAAATCATTGAAAATAAGTAGTATTTATGGAAATCATAACCAAAAATAAATTAGCTATCAAAGGTGGTAAGCCCATACGCACTAAACTGTTCAACGCTTATAACACTATTGGTGAAGAAGAGAAACAAGCTGTAATGAAAGTTTTAGATAGTGGCAATTTATCGCAATTTCTGGGAGCTTGGCACAAAGATTTTTATGGCGGGCAAATGGTGCAAGCCTTTGAAAAGCAATGGGCTGAAACTTTTGGAGTTAAGTATGCCATTACGGTCAATTCAAATACATCAGGGCTATTTGCGGCGATTGGAGCTTGTGGCATTCAGCCTGGTGACGAAGTAATTGTATCGCCTTATACTATGACGGCAAGTGCTTTGGCACCACTTGTATATGGAGCCGTGCCTGTTTTTGCCGATATTGATGAAGAGAATTTTGGCTTATGTCCTAAAAGCATTGAAGCCCGTATCAGTCCCCGAACGAAAGCTATTTT
Proteins encoded in this window:
- a CDS encoding Gfo/Idh/MocA family oxidoreductase, encoding MYKALVIGCGNIGAMYDFENNEIQTHTKALVLNGNFEVSVFDANTTLAQKVAQKYQIQAIEEIENLKDYDLVSICSPTETHIHYLEECLEAKVKLIICEKPICYNKLILQSTHNKFANYYSGDVKILVNYPRPFLPAYQSLKKDIQNILQADSLISIIIKYYKGLLNYASHAFNLLEFLLDKRLRFTQTNIFSKAYDFFKEDPTISAFAWWDSVPVHIIGLTKTNFSIFELELYFQNHKILIHSQGNIIDIYQKNEQSYGVFPTQPTKTYQNCLKDYMKYVISHAENMLKDKTIQDNFDGAANINQFLLQIIENK